The sequence below is a genomic window from Glandiceps talaboti chromosome 14, keGlaTala1.1, whole genome shotgun sequence.
CTGGgaattattttacaattttacataaCATTTATGTATAACAGTAAGCATAAAGTCTGCCATTTTACctcctgtactgtactgtttttagcatacatgtacttctaacCACTACATTCGTTTATGTGAATTCAAAACAGATCACTCCAGCATTCGTGATCAAACAAATATGACATTAATGTTATGACAAAAACTCACCATAGCATGACATGAGAGTGCAACTGTGGCAGTATGCGCTCATGAAAGCGCAGTAGAAAACACTAGAGGTGAATTCAAAACAGATCACTCCAGCACTCGTGATCAAACATATGTTATGACAAAACCCCATCATAGCATGACACGAGAGTGCAACTGCGGCAGTATGTGCTCGTGAAAGCacagtagaaaacactgcaagcaagaGTGCAAATACGCTGGCACCCCAAGTGACatgaggttctgttattatcatgtttaaccaaaacaacaaatttccataaaaatgacactatgcgaCCACATGCTTTTGTGTGGAATGAACaatcatgtcctcatttgcatataatttgcatgcaggtatgcaataatgttttcaatattgcactgcagtgcataTACcactggtatgtgtgtgtgtatgtgtgtatatgtgtgtgtgtatgtgtgtgagtgtgtgtgtgtgtgtgcatgtgtgtgtgtgtgtgtgtgtgtgtgtgtgtgtgtgtgtgtgtgtgtgtgtgtgtgtgtgtgtgtgtgtgtgtgtgtgtgtgcgtgcaccagtgcaagtaatcattGATGCATAATAATTTCCAATATACCTCTAGGTGCTGTACTACTTGGTAAATATGCAAGTTGGAAATTGAATGAACTGAGAGACAAAGAAGCCATTGAATACTTGGCTTTGACAAGAAGACAACACCATTTTGATAGCAATCAAAGAACATGTAATATGACTGGTAAGTTACTCATAGTAACTAATCGAGAATATTCTACAAACCGATAACTTAAAGAAAAGAATGTTATCTCTCTCAAAATTGTTTTTACGAATCCATATCCAAAATAACTTTTTCTGTAATCATCTTTGTAGAAACGTGAGTGCAGCAGTttcacttacaatgtacatgtaggttattgtatagactgtacatgtaagatatgttgtggtGTTACACCCTCATTGGCCAATCGCCATGTGAAAGgtgttgactgatgtgtgagggcgcacaATCACAGTGCACCATACAGACTAATTCTTGTAGGGAGAAAAACAAATTTCACTCCTTTATTATCAGGGTAACATACATGAACAAGTGCTTTTCAAGTGAATTTAATAGTCAAATACCTGTACACGTTCCATCTTTTAACTACCTACTGCTTTATAGCAAAAATGACGAATATActttgttttcttgctgaaatggtcaatatatacattttttgtaaacgTTGATATTTATATCTCATGTTAAGTGCAATGAAGTTCTgagataaaatttcaaattcaacagaagccacccacacagtcatcaacatcatgtctttgttaatcaatcacaaaattctaaccaataacacagtccctcataaagttagtgtttattgaggaagttatgtaatgtctaaatatggtatatttgtcagttcaggatgctacttatagttatacattgcttacatcattctaacagttgggggtttacttcatttgcatgaacatcttttggttcatgatttctcattgagctagacaggATGAAGAGAGGTTAAGAGATTTGGAGCCATGGATAACTTCTAGACTAAATTATTACAGTTGAGTCCATCGTTCTTTACAGTTGACAAAATGTAATTTCTAGAGTTACAACGTATAGAGAAGAGTTAATGTTCTCGTGacacgttgagggcgctcttgtaGAGAAGAGTTTGGTTTTTAGTTTTCAGTCATACAAagaattattttgtttacagtAATGTCAATGATTCCCAGTGTCAGGGAGAAGTTGATGGAGTTGTTGAATTCAGAAGCTCTTACTGCTCAACTGAAAACAAAGTAAGTTACAATTTAACCTACAGAGGGCAGGTAACTACCTCTGACTGGTCAGTTTTAGGAGAGTTTCTCATtttgtaagatttttattggtaattgtttacatacataattGTCAGCAGTGTACCCTGTAAGTGTAATGGcagccacattttgttgttgtgagtcaaaatgagaaaaactggaatttcttgtgagtcactggcataagagataggggaacaccacattttggtgtgtcactaggtGTTGTGTacatcagtggtgcatcaaattcgCTTAGAGGGCATGCTGATTGTCAGTTTATCTAATATACATTAGCCAAATGAATCTCTTTTTGGCCCTGAAAGGGTAATGCCACCCAAGGAATGAAAGGTATTTtcttgggttctggagagtcatttcatgatttcatataaCGTAACTGTGATTATTTATCTCAAGGGAATAACCTCttagaagtcatgaatattcagtgtgcatctaataaatattcatgtttgctAAGAGCAGTGATGTTCCACTGAAAAGAACAGTAGAGGTGACAAGAATTTCAGTTTGATGTTTCGTGGCAACAAAGCAacatttatgtgatgtgaaatcattatatgactctccagaacccaaagttgatgaaaatcCCTTGTATTTCCTGGAGTTAGGGTCCCTTTAAAGTGTTTTCTAAGTAACTTAACAGAATGCTGTACAATTTTATTGCAGACCAAACAATAAACTGGACATTTGGGATCAGTTGAAAATTGTCAGTAAGTACTACCCACTGTTTTTGACTGTTACTTAGCAACAcaaatttatatcatgtataccAAAATGTTTATCAGCGTGGTAGATCAAATTAGTTCTGTCACTGATAGCTACTACAGCTCAGATAGTTTGGGTAATTAGTATTCATAAGCAAGAGCCTGTAATGGCAAGAGTCTAGGAAACCAAGATTAAAAAGCGTTCCCAGATCTTTGTTTTACCATTTGAAATCTTTGTAACATATATCTCATTGACACAATGCTGTATTTTAACCATATTTTTGTCAACTTTCCACTATTTGCCGTAGGTTTCACCAGGACCATAGTTGCTGTGTACAGTAGCTGTATGTTGGTTGTTATGCTAAGAATCCAACTCAATATTATTGGTGGTTATATGTATTTAGATAGCCTACAAGCTCACAGTAGTAATGTAAGTTTAGATGATtcatcttttttcccccaaCTTGTAAATTTTGTGTACAAAGAAATACCATGACCACCCCCTTCAATAGGAGGTCATCTGACCAATCAGCATAACAACATCATTACACTAATGTTGTTTGAGTGATTCCAATGAAAGCTACGTAGTCACTTCAAAATTAGATTCCAAAAAGttattaacatattattatCACACTTATGCTAATCTATGATTTCTGTCATTTCTCTATCGACATCAAATACAGGCTGATAAACAGAGAGCTCCTCAAGAAGTACAACAGCGTTACCTAGCAACTATTCAACACTTGCTGGAAAAAGGTAATTCACTGGCACCAATCTCATTTTAAGTACTAGTAGCAGTGAtcactttctttttattttggGGAAAAAACTAACAAAtctaacaaataaaaaacaaaaggaGACCACCATGAAATGCCTTTGACAACAAATCATGACCAGGGTTAAAGCAAAGCACTGAACCATcctttgaaactttgatttgatatacaatcaatcaatcaatcaatcaatcaatcaaaaaatgtgtgtagtGCTAAAATCTAATCTATCATAATGTTTatgttattttgcatatttCAGGTTTACAAGATTTGATCAGATGTGTGAGAACTTCAGTTGAAGCAGTCTTAAACTggtatgtatactgtatatcaaatttaccGTTCTCAGGCCTATTTTACCATATCTTTTACATCAATGTCTTGTGATAACATATCTACTGTTGGTGTTATGTCGGTTGATATTAGTGATCATGACCTTATCTATTGTGACGTCCACAAAGGTCATGTACCTAAGAACCACCTCCTAAAATTATCCACACAAGAAAGTGGAAaaagtttgataatgtatttttttaaacaagaaCTCAGATACTTTCCATGGTGTGTATTagaagtttttgaccaaatagaTGACTCCTGGGAATGTTTTCAGAACATTATATGTAGTATTTTTGATAAGCATGCCCCGAAAATAACTGAAGTGGTAATGCTATGCCTTGGGTCACTGATGAAATCAGAACACTGATTTTATCAGAGGAACTACTTCCACAAAAAAGGCAggtagaaaaaaataattactaCTCAGGGaaaaatatgaatactataGATATCAAGTCAATATATCTATAAGAAATACCatgataatttttgctttcatAATTACATAGTTGTATGTATATAACCCTTTCTTTTAAATATTCTTCATGGGCAGTACAAATTGTGTTTGATGTATAACTCCACCAACCATTGATCTATTCTAGTGTATCTTTAAAGCAATGTATTACACTACAAGAAGTAGAAGCAACTATTGGTAGAATTCGTAGTTTGGTAGAAAGTGAGAAAGCATCAGAATTTGGTAAGTACAAGGTGATGAAAATGAGGTTTAGGTATTGGAAATAGTAGAACAATCATAATAATGTAGATATTCGAACTCTAATCATGTCAGTAAGGAAAGAGTTATATAAACATTTCATCACAGTATATATAGAAATCATTAACATTAAAACAGAgggttatatttattttattcacaaatCGTGTCCAACTGGCCTAGCCCAATAACAGGATAAGTATTTAGGGTTAATGCTGGAGGAAACTGGAATATCTAGGAAAACCTTTTGGCAGAGTAGAACATAATAACGCTTCATTTCAGCTTGGCAAACTCTAACTCCagccacagtggtaagaggcaagtcaTGTAACGAATCAGCCACTACCAACCCCCAAAAATGCATTAGAAATCTGTTGGTAGTAATCCATCTAGTACAGAATCTAAAGCCATTTGGTATTaagttatgtaaattatatctAGTGTGAAGTCTATAAATGTAACTTATGTTAACAACTGTCGTTGTGGtattcaaattaaatgaaaatcaCATGTTGAGTCATCACTAGCTGTAAACAGTTTCAAGGGTTGTGAGACAAACAAATAGTCAAAcaaataggcctttccaaaatttgacatgatggcgctctacttcctgtctgtgtgtaccttgggggtatacatggcaTAGGTAACATAGAGCACTGCTTccttccttgatgtctgaacaatatgaaaaacatgcctgatttacacttctacagaataccaagggacaaagctcttaagaataggtactatgaggtgattaTACCCTCCAAtatgagcgagggcgctgtattttcaatttcctgtttgcagtctggaatggcctattgtTTCAGATTTCTTAAAGTCACAATTAACGATAATGAACTTCTCTTGCCATAGATGATATGCACAGTCTTTGTAAGTACATGCTGCCAACTGAAGATACTGACATGGAAGGAAACCCAATGTTAAGACAGTTATATCTAGAAACAAAGGATATGTTAGAAAGGTAACTTACACATTCTAAGACTTCCTCCCACTTTTCAAACTTTTTTATGTCAACTTTGACAGATTGTATGTTCTCAGTGTCATGCAGAATACAAATCTTCATTCtctacaaagtacatgtatcagcATACAGCATATAATAGCTAGTCAGTAACAATAAAGAAATGCAACAATGATTTAAACCATGATCTCAATGCTTCTTACAAAAAGCTACCCCCcacaccgccaccaccaccccctcccctcctcctCCAGGGATGCCATGATTATGCTTGGAAATGCAATCAACTTAGGGACAATCACAAAATATCACACAAGCTCggcaaaaccccctccccctacccCGAAATGAACTTTCACACATGCGACATTGGCACATTTATATGTGATGTACAACCATGGTGACAATTGTAGTGGTAACGCCACTACAATTGATAATACTGGTATATAAAAACATGATCACCACATCAAAATACTAACTGGAAACCTAACGCTGTATATcacattgacaataaatttatcaatatcTCAATATTGAATACAGAACCGGTTATCATTGAAGATGTGAAAGagttcaaacatttttttagaaatgtgaTTTCTTTTATTCGAGtacaataaaaatgaaataattgtttAAAAGGCAGGAGTCACCGTGAGTCCCTTTGAGTTCATAAGTTATTATTTTCTTGATATGTTTCCCTTTTTGTCTTTCAGTCAAGATTGCCATAAAGTACTAAGTTTATGTCTGGATACAGGATTCAGTCGACTGAGTGATAGCATTGCAGAATTCTATAAACCAGCGGACAGTAGTAACGGTATCAAGTAAGTTCTGATATCACTAGTAGAAGCACAAATGTAGAACAGTAGACTGAGTGTACAGTAAACAGTTATCAGTATTCTAACTAGGGAGTTAGTGTTATGGTtatttcctcctgcattaacactgatcCCAtaagggatggccctcactggacttcttgggagacttAAAGAACtttccagtataaataaagattgttattttgttgtgatGTTTTGTAATGAAGGTTTTTGGTTGAATTTGACTTCTTTCTAGTCTTGTAGTGAGAGTCAGACCTTGAATCTGTACTTTGTGGGTTTGCTGGATAAAGCTCAAAGGTAATGAGTAGCTCTGTTTGGGTgctagcgccctcagtggcaaccAACCAGTTTGAGGTATGGCCTAGGTtgtcttgtagtaagaccttGGATCTGTATTTTGGGGGTTGCTGAATAAAGGCTAAAGCTCAAAGGTAATGAGTACCTCTGTCTAggtagcgccctcagtggcaatCTTCAGTCACTTTTAGAAGAAGCAGAATAGCCTGAGGGGGATCTATCAGCTAGACTAACTTCTTATCacttatacatattatattgtttgtttcaGCTTTCATCATGTAACACTACCATTAGCAAAGGTGATTCCAGTCATGAATGGTCAAATACACTCAATATGCAGTGATGCCCCTAATCACTTTATACAGGTAATTAATATTCCGAAATCTATGCTCATGGGATATGTTGATTGATGTagccacagtccctctatataAAGGACTGTGATGTAGCACATTTAATGCAactgtagtcttggttacccagcctcttaCCACTGGAGGTTCTGCCTACAAGACCACCCCAAACGAGAGTCTTGGGAAAATGAGATTTCAACTCGCCCGCGCAGGAAGTAGCCTCTGAAGCAATGCATCATGGGGAGTACTTCAGTCCAATATTCCAGGCTGAATGATTTGGGTACCTTCActacagattatcacttctcCAGTGactaatatatattaattaccaCAGACAGACCTCGTAAGCCCATTTTTATGCCTGGAAGAAATGTACTCTGTGACTCCCACCGCAGGGTAGTTGGAACATGGTTTTCCCAGACTCTCGTTTGGGGAGGTTGACGATACCTAATATTCATAATTCCATATCATGTTTTCAACCTTCAAAAGACTTTTAAGATGTACAGGTGTAACAATTGTATCAAAAGTAATTCTTATACAATCTTAGACTGTAATTACGTCATGTCACTCCGCCTTACCAGCCTGAAAGAGGTAatccaatgtgtgagggcgccacaTCAGGGCATACTGAACAGACTAGTCAATGTGTGAGGACACCCCATCACATCAGGGCGTACCTAACAGACTAgtcaatgtgtgagggcaccacATCAGGACATACCTAAAAGACTACAGTcagtgtgtgagggcgccacaTCAGGGCATACCTAACAGACTACGCTATAATACCAACTGTGATTATGATGTGTTATTGCTTGTCTATGCTTGATCTCAGTAGTCACCAAATTTCAATACCCTGCATACAACTAATTTGTGATCGTcaaattttcatgatttcaggATTTGCTGTTGATGCAACGAGTCAAGGACTTTGCAGCCAATGTATATGAAGCTTTCAGCCAGGAAGAGGCAAATCCTGTTATGGCACCATAAACCAACAGACTTTCACTCTCCCATATACTATACCTATCCATAGATACAGTACCTTAGGAGACTTAAATATAGTAGTTGATGGCAAGCCGATAATGTACACTTAAAGCATCACCAAATAACTGAACTTTAGTCTAGAGTATCAGTGTTCGTAGATGTCACCTAAGATAACAAAAAATCTGCATAGACGTTGcaagttaaaaatcaatatgcATGAGTGTGGCAGCAGCTGCATCATACACTAAAACTTTGTGCTTGGATTCAAACGTTTTGTTGGTTTGTTACATCTGTCAGCTACATATGTTGTACTTTAGAGCAGGTGTTCACAATTCTGTGGAATATctcatttgtgatgtcattacgGAGATCCATATTATTGGTGTACAAATGTTGCTGAATTGCCCCTTCACCCATACACAGCTAAATTCTCACACCTCTGCAGCAGTGACAGGGCTGGTACAGGGATCTTACAAGCAGTCTGTACCAGCCCTGCCATCAACAAGACTGCTACAGGGGTGTTGGTAATATCTCTGCTGCAGTGATGTTACCAGCAGCCTGTACCGGCCTTGTCATTAGCAGGGGTGTTGGTAATATCTCTGATGCAGGGATGTTACCAGCAGCCTGTACCGGCCTGGTCATTAGCAGGACTGCTGCAAGGGGGTGTTGGTAATATCTCTGCCACAGGATTGTCACACATGTGCCTGTTGCAGAGGTGTCAACATCCTGTACCAGCCCTGTCTGCTACAGGGCCAGTAGCACGAATGTTGAAAAAGATCTCCTGTGTGTCACAGAAAAGTCTTgattttgtctgtgtgtgtatgtactataCATAGGTCTTACATTGGATTGATTTTTGTCATGCCTGCAGCCAGTCACACCTCGACATGTACATATGGATTCCTAGTTTTACCTTTTGTGAGTTGAGAAAGACCTTACATATCAATATAGGGTAGGTTGAACCTGAATTATAATATAGTTATGTATTTAGTGGTGCTGTACGTATACAGCAAGAAAATGGAAAAcagatattttgaaaaatgattaTCTGCCATTCATGGataaaatttcttttaaaagttaaaaaaaaaaaaaaattgtcatcattttaaatgttaatgatttttttgtgtgttttcgtTGCTAATATTTCTTCTGTAATATGTTGTTTTAATGTTAGAGTATGTTTGTGTAGGGTGACTATTAGGCAAAAATTTTAACCATCTGCTGTCAAAACACCCCATCCAACTACACTTAAACATCACTCAAGTAAATCTTACAAAACAACAGTAGAAAAGTTGTATTAAAGCATTTATTAAAGGAAGCATGTGCTTTAGTACTTCacaatgaaaaattaaaaaaaaaaaaccacaaaaataTAGGTTAAAATAGTATTGAATTTAAACTTTTGTTCTAAGCACAAACTTCAAAATTGTACCTGTAATTTtcaactgcacacttcagtctttgtcaacagaatgACCCACTATTCAGAACATGTGACATGGCAGACATGTGAACCTAATAAGGGGTCaaaggtgcctggaagtttgtatcGCCCTCTATCTCTGTTCAGTGTAGAGAGCTTCCTTCACTCCCTGTTCTGAGTAGTGGGCCAGTCTCTTGACCAAGATTGAAATGTGCAGTTGAGCATTTCAGGTGAACTTTTCAAGTTTGTGATTGGAACGAAAGTTCAATTGGATACTGTTCATTAACAAagagatgaatttccatttgaagataGGTGAGAATATATTAAAAAAGAACTTGATCACAAAGACAATAAAAACTGGGTCCCTTACATATAGTCAATAGTTGTATGCAAACACAAGTAAACTTCAAAGCTATCCATATACACCAGTCAAATTGAGAATTGAAATGGGCTAAACCCATGAATATCAACATTCCGTTGACCTTTAACCCCACAAACACATTACCAAAACATTTGGTAATCGAGGAGCTGCACTGGATTTCTCTGTGTGATATACAACTCTGGTAATCAAGCCTTCAgtttacaaagatagacacaaactaaatctatcgttcgatgtggtagattacacaagtgggtgatagcagttcctctgttgtgtgattctaatcaccctcaagtgtaaacattggaagtcccaaaacagtacattgcaagtttatggaactctgtcaataaaactctgtgATGCCACCCTACTAAGACTATTTAAACCATCTTGTCctttcaatagcttatcactgttgtatcaacatgttgcaacaatagttttagtttgtgtctatcctAGAAAACCGAAGCCTCAGTTACCAGAGTAATATATGTAACTTgtcaaatacattaaaattaattatgtaaacatCTCAATCAAGAAATTACACTTTGAGAAACATTTCAGTCTTTTTCCTTTTTTATACAAAAGTTTTGTAGAAAATATTTGCTTTTTTTTGTAGTTctctatttttttcatattctgTCATTGAAAACTTTTCAGTCTATTGAAGAATTGTCACTGTAAAAATTAATAATCTATAACAATTATTATATTGCAATATTCTTGAAATTGAAGAGAAGATTAATTAATCAGTGTTGTTTATTT
It includes:
- the LOC144445872 gene encoding peroxisomal biogenesis factor 3-like, which translates into the protein MFEWLKRFWHRHRTKLLVTGAVVGGAVLLGKYASWKLNELRDKEAIEYLALTRRQHHFDSNQRTCNMTVMSMIPSVREKLMELLNSEALTAQLKTKPNNKLDIWDQLKIVSFTRTIVAVYSSCMLVVMLRIQLNIIGGYMYLDSLQAHSSNADKQRAPQEVQQRYLATIQHLLEKGLQDLIRCVRTSVEAVLNCVSLKQCITLQEVEATIGRIRSLVESEKASEFDDMHSLCKYMLPTEDTDMEGNPMLRQLYLETKDMLESQDCHKVLSLCLDTGFSRLSDSIAEFYKPADSSNGINFHHVTLPLAKVIPVMNGQIHSICSDAPNHFIQDLLLMQRVKDFAANVYEAFSQEEANPVMAP